In a genomic window of Brettanomyces nanus chromosome 1, complete sequence:
- the MRT4 gene encoding mRNA turnover and ribosome assembly protein (BUSCO:EOG09343J02) — MPRSKRSKLVTLAQTDKKGRESKVKLFDDVRKSLDSHRYTWALQMDDVRTPVLQDIRRDWSGSKLIMGKKKVLHKAFGETREEEYKENLHKLVGYDQGFVGYLFTDESPETVDSYFRSYVKNDYARANNRSPITFIVPEGTLYSRAGQISIEDDVPMQHTMEPTLRNKFQMPTKIVKGKITLTEPFKVVNEGDVLSVKQAVIMKTFGVAAAEFKVKILAYHDNTTGEVKEVDGKKKEIKKKQINNEKKQNEEPMETAA, encoded by the coding sequence ATGCcaagatcaaagagatcGAAATTGGTGACTCTTGCCCAGACGGacaaaaaaggaagagagaGCAAAGTAAAATTGTTCGATGACGTTAGAAAATCACTAGATTCACATAGGTACACTTGGGCACTTCAAATGGATGATGTTCGTACTCCAGTTTTGCAAGATATAAGAAGAGACTGGTCAGGATCAAAGCTTATTAtgggaaagaaaaaggtgcTTCATAAGGCATTTGGAGAGACTCGTGAAGAAGAGTACAAGGAGAATCTTCATAAGCTTGTCGGCTATGATCAGGGATTTGTTGGTTATCTTTTTACGGATGAGTCTCCTGAGACTGTCGATTCTTACTTCAGATCCTACGTGAAGAATGATTATGCCAGGGCCAATAATAGATCTCCAATCACTTTTATAGTTCCTGAGGGAACCTTATACTCTAGAGCCGGACAGATCTCTATAGAAGACGATGTGCCTATGCAACATACTATGGAACCAACTCTAAGAAACAAGTTCCAGATGCCAACAAAAATTGTCAAGGGAAAAATCACGCTCACTGAACCTTTCAAGGTTGTCAATGAAGGTGATGTTCTCAGCGTCAAGCAAGCTGTCATTATGAAAACTTTTGGCGTTGCTGCTGCCGAATTTAAGGTCAAGATTTTGGCATATCATGACAATACTACGGGAGAAGTGAAGGAagttgatggaaagaagaaagaaataaaaaagaagcaaataaataacgagaagaagcagaatgAGGAGCCAATGGAGACTGCTGCCTAG
- a CDS encoding uncharacterized protein (BUSCO:EOG093405I8) has protein sequence MKEKRSTTSKQGGKVKGIGDLDKGRNVITSKSSDADIDMRDSEEEEDDDDDDDDDDDDDDDDEDDEGIAALHRLTDNYRHYSVAQRQYERNRDRQEVEGDDEIQLESREVSTRLDYDDDDEEAIIEGEYDDDDDTGDDDDDDDDDDEDEGVANEDDDDTGDGINNRLDLGEDSEQVLQRLYSALTAARQRRQQQSHSQAETTQTLQERNSEDGLGDWGATANGESHNTDSEANMPGQTSFRTTMNRLFPGSGFDELMDMNDEIQGLVENLGRQIDDPFIVLEILNTLSEKLLMMNGLVAERGLPTYSLTKQLVTILKSPDYAEHLEVQLVACRCLYNLIEVNQDAVHTMVSCGVIEVLTAKLTEINYIDLAEQALQTLETISRDAGHEIMNRANITTYLTYLDFFTIHAQRKALNLIVNTCDHIPRSKFSEIKKILPTIEQVATEYTDSNCVESAWLVVSKVIRSFENEPDKLTELINLNLLKNLTAIFPSCLGKGQHSGSSIISFSSCIKLMDSLTLLCRSSPQLTLLLMKECCLGDVLRTSLMNYEKTDLDKSHLSSTVNVQSLSKGIDLEKNSLRAVSIDALMGTPKDLLIAVLKLIASIVPFLEGDREMLDIGNMMGFKSSSDNQKQINKVRVQLYSNEDNQETFQGFVGVIFPILLNIYSSTVDYKIRRLVLLCTLRIIGTLNQNQLALVAYGSNITSILASIVAQGRRVLDRASDYRGGLDVIRPCILIYGALLISHLLITRASELFLSSFEREGLLSHTQNLLKRLEEDERVCQVRKSTKNGTEDDNKNEGKEVLSQMSVDEEEEEEDEIEVQEDEDESPALSDSCRSVFSSFRHLHGFCEDGTVFLSLDTLLYELDELCSKINEDYVSLVTSSMTPKSKHSKVLDEIKILLGNNNSMEYDYHQWVAIWTKLAQSLSNEKDSSAASSFEIVSSGIIGALLKVLTTERPHSKCCQSFRDIFCSDSSPLGSNERLPLTLIVKKLEESLERTESFEIVSTEASINANSRASSMAKQLKIKLVSIDSETQEKDRQMMLMVHAIATFKSIDAFLHARYQRIQNLLCTFSPEGSGDVAHRTNNEDYSSGSDFFVEFSIDGEVIPHGTTIYGAIYRSLQKAPHETVSPRRIWTPEPHAVEFRRVPGHAPAYDDELYPTEPSDDVLSSLGDSITIQILQLLKALHFLNATTERPGASDVLFLNYKLSAKLNRQLEEPLVVASGTVPDWSVTITRQFPFLFPLDTRVFFLQSTSFGYSRLIDLWQNRAKREEEDSGASSYMSNNNNSIQLGRPVRHKLRLSRDKLLQGAIKVMDRYAGVPGLLEIEYFDEAGTGLGPTLEFYANVSKEFSKNKLQMWRGGDGESEDYVNYSSGLFPRPVNRATPHYHRTIHLFSVLGKFVARSLLDSRIIDFAFNPLFFELSKNNISDATSASDLQTLLDRLKFVDIDLYRSLAHLQLYLDRYRGALEDECEGIEIQGSTLADLSLNFVIPGYPDVELIPNGENVTLGSENLENYIHAVAEYTVGMGIQDQIQAFAEGFSAVFPYSSLAIFSPEELVRILGNEDEDWSLETLLNVVHADHGFTLGSPTVQNLLEILSTFNKEEKRKFLQFLTGSPKLPIGGFKALHPEFTVVLKQAEDNLKPDDYLPSVMTCANYLKLPEYSSKKVLTRRLIQAMNEGANAFLLS, from the coding sequence atgaaggagaagcgGAGCACTACCTCAAAACAAGGTGGGAAAGTCAAAGGCATTGGGGATCTAGATAAAGGCCGGAACGTTATCACCAGTAAAAGTTCAGATGCTGACATTGATATGAGAGAcagtgaagaagaggaagatgatgatgatgatgatgatgatgatgatgatgatgatgatgatgatgaggacgaTGAAGGGATTGCCGCTCTGCATAGGTTGACTGACAACTACCGTCATTACTCAGTAGCACAAAGGCAATATGAACGAAATCGCGATAGGCAAGAAGTTGAGGGAGATGACGAAATTCAACTAGAGAGTAGAGAGGTTTCCACTAGGTTggattatgatgatgatgatgaggaagcaATTATTGAAGGTGAGtacgatgatgacgatgatacaggagatgatgatgatgatgatgatgatgacgacgagGATGAAGGAGTTGcaaatgaagatgatgatgatactggAGATGGAATAAACAACCGTTTGGATTTAGGCGAAGATAGTGAACAGGTGTTACAGAGACTATACAGTGCTCTTACGGCTGCCAGACAGAGGCGTCAGCAGCAGTCACATTCACAAGCCGAAACAACGCAAACACTACAGGAACGAAATTCTGAAGACGGTTTAGGGGATTGGGGAGCAACGGCTAATGGAGAGTCTCATAACACTGACAGTGAAGCAAATATGCCTGGACAGACATCGTTTCGTACTACTATGAATCGATTGTTTCCTGGTTCCGGATTCGACGAGTTGATGGATATGAATGATGAAATTCAGGGACTTGTTGAGAATTTGGGAAGACAGATCGATGATCCTTTTATTGTACTTGAGATTCTCAATACACTTAGCGAAAAACTTCTTATGATGAACGGATTGGTCGCTGAAAGGGGATTACCTACCTATTCTTTAACGAAACAGCTTGTGACTATTCTGAAAAGTCCCGATTATGCCGAACATCTCGAAGTCCAGTTGGTGGCATGCAGATGCCTTTACAATCTCATTGAGGTAAATCAGGATGCTGTTCATACAATGGTCAGTTGCGGCGTTATTGAGGTTCTTACAGCAAAACTTACGGAAATCAATTACATAGACTTGGCTGAACAGGCTTTGCAAACTCTTGAAACTATATCACGCGATGCAGGGCACGAGATAATGAATAGGGCGAATATTACCACATATCTGACATACCTTGACTTCTTTACTATTCATGCACAGAGAAAGGCTCTCAACTTAATCGTCAACACTTGTGATCATATACCAAGATCAAAGTTCTCAGAGATTAAAAAGATTCTGCCCAcaattgaacaagttgCTACAGAATATACTGACTCCAATTGTGTGGAGAGTGCTTGGTTGGTGGTATCCAAGGTTATTCgaagctttgaaaatgaacCTGACAAACTCACTGAACTCATAAACTTGAACCTTCTCAAAAATCTTACTGCTATTTTTCCTAGTTGTCTTGGCAAAGGTCAGCATAGTGGAAGTAGCATAATAAGCTTTAGTTCTTGCATAAAACTTATGGACTCACTAACCTTGCTTTGCAGGTCATCACCTCAGCTCACGCTATTGCTTATGAAGGAATGCTGTCTTGGTGATGTTCTTAGAACTTCCTTGATGAACTATGAAAAGACGGATCTCGACAAATCGCACTTGTCGAGTACTGTGAATGTTCAATCCTTGTCCAAGGGGATCGACttggaaaaaaatagtCTTCGGGCAGTATCCATTGACGCGCTAATGGGTACCCCCAAAGATTTACTTATTGCTGTCTTAAAGCTCATTGCATCGATTGTTCCATTCTTAGAGGGTGACAGAGAGATGCTTGATATTGGCAACATGATGGGTTTCAAAAGCAGCAGTGATAACCAGAAACAAATCAATAAAGTACGCGTCCAACTATAttcaaatgaagataatCAAGAAACATTTCAAGGCTTCGTCGGTGTGATTTTCCCGATTTTGCTCAATATCTACAGTTCCACCGTCGATTACAAGATCCGAAGATTGGTTCTTTTGTGCACTTTGCGCATTATTGGAACACTTAATCAGAATCAACTAGCCTTAGTTGCCTATGGTTCGAATATTACCTCTATCTTAGCCTCTATCGTGGCTCAGGGTCGAAGAGTCCTCGACAGAGCGAGCGATTATAGAGGTGGTCTAGACGTCATCAGACCGTGCATTCTCATTTATGGGGCGCTTTTAATATCACACTTGCTCATAACTCGAGCTTCCGAGTTGTTCTTGAGCAGTTTTGAAAGAGAGGGTTTGCTATCCCACACTCAAAATCTACTAAAGAGATTGGAGGAAGACGAGCGTGTGTGTCAGGTGCGTAAAAGTACTAAAAATGgtacagaagatgataacAAAAACGAGGGTAAAGAAGTACTTTCTCAGATGAGTGTggacgaggaagaagaagaagaggatgaaattGAGGTTCAAGAGGATGAGGACGAGTCTCCAGCATTGTCTGATTCTTGCAGGTCtgtattttcttctttcagaCATCTTCACGGATTTTGCGAAGATGGGACAGTATTTCTTTCGTTAGACACACTTCTCTATGAACTTGATGAACTTTGCTCCAAAATAAATGAAGATTATGTGTCTTTGGTTACTTCTAGCATGACCCCTAAATCGAAGCATTCAAAAGTTTTGGATGAAATCAAGATTCTTTTAGGTAATAACAATAGCATGGAATATGACTATCATCAGTGGGTGGCGATATGGACTAAACTAGCACAGAGTCTAAGCAATGAAAAAGACTCCTCTGCTGCCAGTAGTTTCGAAATTGTTTCTTCTGGCATCATTGGAGCTCTTCTTAAAGTCTTAACAACAGAGAGACCTCATTCAAAGTGCTGCCAGTCCTTCCGGGATATTTTTTGTTCAGATTCAAGCCCTCTTGGTTCCAATGAGCGATTACCATTGACACTGATTGTGaaaaaacttgaagaatctcTTGAGAGAACTGAATCATTTGAAATCGTAAGTACTGAAGCCTCAATAAATGCGAACTCGCGTGCATCTTCAATGGCAAAACAACTGAAGATAAAACTTGTTTCAATTGATTCTGAGACgcaagaaaaagatcgCCAAATGATGCTGATGGTACATGCCATAGCAACGTTCAAGTCAATCGATGCGTTTCTTCATGCTCGATATCAGCGAATTCAAAACCTTCTGTGTACATTTTCTCCGGAAGGATCTGGCGATGTCGCACATCGTACTAATAATGAAGACTATTCTTCAGGTTCAGACTTCTTTGTTGAGTTTTCCATTGATGGAGAAGTTATTCCTCATGGAACTACGATATATGGTGCTATTTACAGATCACTACAGAAAGCCCCTCATGAGACGGTTTCTCCAAGGCGTATATGGACCCCCGAGCCTCATGCTGTTGAGTTTAGGAGAGTTCCTGGTCATGCCCCAGcttatgatgatgaactTTATCCTACTGAACCCAGCGATGATGTATTATCATCTCTTGGGGATTCTATCACCATCCAAATCTTGCAGTTACTCAAGGCTTTACACTTTCTCAATGCCACTACTGAAAGGCCGGGTGCTTCAGACGTACTTTTCCTTAACTACAAGCTCAGTGCTAAGTTGAATCGCCAACTTGAGGAGCCTCTTGTAGTGGCTAGTGGCACAGTCCCCGATTGGTCAGTTACTATTACTAGACAAtttccatttctctttccgCTGGACACGAGGGTGTTCTTCCTTCAGTCAACATCTTTTGGATATTCGAGACTAATTGATTTGTGGCAAAATAGGGCgaaaagagaggaagaggatAGTGGCGCTTCTTCATACATGAGCAATAATAACAACAGCATTCAGCTTGGGAGACCGGTTCGTCATAAACTTCGCCTTTCTAGAGATAAGCTCCTTCAGGGTGCTATCAAGGTAATGGATAGGTACGCTGGAGTTCCCGGACTTTTGGAGATCGAGTATTTTGATGAGGCAGGAACTGGTTTGGGACCTACTTTGGAATTTTATGCCAACGTCTCTAAAGAGTTCAGTAAGAATAAGTTACAGATGTGGCGTGGAGGTGACGGCGAATCAGAGGATTACGTCAATTACTCTTCAGGTTTATTCCCTAGGCCGGTTAATCGCGCGACTCCCCATTACCATAGAACCATACATCTGTTCTCTGTTCTTGGCAAGTTTGTCGCTAGATCCCTCCTTGACTCCAGAATCATTGATTTTGCATTTAatcctctcttctttgagcTATCAAAGAATAATATCTCTGATGCCACTTCAGCTTCTGACCTAcaaactcttcttgatcGGTTGAAATTTGTTGATATTGATCTTTATAGATCTTTAGCTCATTTACAGTTGTACCTTGATCGGTATCGCGGGGCTCTAGAAGATGAGTGTGAAGGTATTGAAATCCAGGGATCTACTTTGGCAGATTTATCTCTCAACTTTGTAATTCCCGGATATCCTGATGTAGAGCTTATTCCTAACGGAGAAAATGTGACCTTAGGGTCAGaaaatcttgaaaattACATCCATGCGGTTGCAGAGTATACTGTTGGCATGGGAATACAAGATCAAATACAGGCTTTTGCAGAGGGCTTCAGTGCTGTTTTCCCCTACTCATCTCTGGCAATCTTTTCACCGGAAGAGCTGGTGCGAATATTGggaaatgaagatgaagattgGTCTTTGGAGACTCTGCTCAACGTTGTTCACGCGGACCATGGATTTACTTTAGGATCACCCACTGTTCAGAACCTTTTGGAAATTTTGAGCACTTTCAACAAGGAGGAGAAACGCAAGTTTTTGCAGTTCCTTACAGGATCACCCAAACTTCCTATTGGCGGATTCAAGGCACTACACCCTGAATTTACGGTTGTTCTGAAGCAGGCTGAAGATAACTTGAAGCCTGATGATTACCTCCCCAGTGTGATGACGTGCGCTAATTACCTAAAGCTTCCAGAGTATTCCTCTAAAAAGGTTTTGACCCGTCGTCTTATCCAGGCAATGAATGAGGGTGCAAATGCCTTCTTGCTATCGTAG